From the genome of Leishmania major strain Friedlin complete genome, chromosome 35:
ATCTTTACCACCTCAAAGAGAGAGCGGATGCTACTTTCCGCGTCGTTCTCTCGCCCCTTCTGCCGCCGCAAATCTGCGTGGCGAATTCTTTCCGGAAGAGCGAATGACAACACACATCCCGCCATGCACGATAACGTGCAGGAAAGCTGTCCCAACTCTCTTCCGCACGAGAGAAGAACGTCGCTCACAGAGGCGAACGCCTCCAGTACGAGATGAGCCACTGACCCGTGCAAACAATAAAGCAACTTAACATGAGGGGCGGGTGAGAGGCGGTCGCGCGATGATGCACGAGGCGCAACTCTACGCACAAGACAAGAAGAAGGCTTGGCACGAAGAGAGAGTACAAAAGACAAACACCAGATGGACAGAGCAGGTGCGAAAGCCTTGCGCTACGTCGAAGAGAGCAGCTACCCTCTCGCTCAAGCGTTTCCTTCCCCTGTAGGCTCTGTCTTGTGTCGTCCTCACGCTAAAGCTCAAGAAAGCCGAAGGATGGAGCctcggctgcgccgcgcagctgcgccggcacacAACAAGGGTTCACCATTTCATGTTGCCCGTACGGCGCCCACTCAGGCATCTTCAAGTGCTCCTCGGCAAACACCACATCGCAGTCGATTGTTCTGATGAGCTCCTCCAGTGTTGTGAAGGCGGATTGCGAGCGGATGCGCTCCAGCGTGATGATCCGCACGACACGGCCGTAGAAGTCACCGTCAAACTTGTGCAGGAAGTGCACCTCCGCACTGACGTCCACGTTCTTGAACTGCGGGTTGTTGCCGATAGACATCACAAACGGAAAAGGTCCGAGCGGCGCATGAGACGCATCCTCAGCGTGCGCCTCCCAGGTGTTcggctccgccgcctccacacaACCCCATCCCCAGAGCACAAAGTTGTCGTAAGGCTTCAGGAAGTCGATAGCCGCCTCGCTGAGCTCCAAGTTCGCTGTGGGGTACCCGAGCTGCGTGCCACCACGGCCGAAGCCGTGAATTACCCTACCGCGCAGAAACCACGGCCTCATCAGTGACGACGGAGGAAAACAGCCGCAGTCGAGCAACCAACCAAAAAAAAGTCGAAAGAATAGAACCGCAGCGCAGAGGGGCGACCTGTCTATAGCGAGAAGACGGATGTTTTCACTAGCGTTCGTTGCGGAGAGGCGCCTCCGCGGAAATGGTGAAAGGGAGATAAAAGTGTAGTGAGAGCTTctgcgggggagggggaaggggggcaaACGATTTCTCAGGACTGGCGGAGGGGCGCCCACCGCACCCACCCCAGCTGGGAGATGCCGCCTCAAGTGGATGCCCGTGGAGATACCCCGGATGTTTGGCGtaacgcacacacatgcatataAACCTACAGACCCTTCTCTGcttgggggggggaagtaCACTCGCGAAGCCATAGGTTAGAGACCCGCCTCCAACATGGGGCGGGCGGGGTGTGGTGCGGTAGACAGGACCAGCACCGATCAACTAGCGAGAAAATAGAGAGGGAAAGCAGAGCGACCCTTGCGGCCTTggggacagagagggagagaacgTCACAGCACAGAGCGGCAGGCGTTTTCACTCGCGTTTCAAGCACGTGTTCGCTGGAGAGATTTTGTTGTTGCCATTTTCCTATCCGTCAGTCGATATGACCTTCATAACGGTCGCCCCTGAGGCTGACAAGAGAtagaaacacacacacgaaaaaacGAAAGCTACCGGCTTGTCACCTTTAGCGGGCGAGGGGCATCTCAGGACCTTGTCCAGTTGACACAGTCGTTAAGCGCGAACGCCCTCTTTCGCTCTCCGGGCTTGTGAGGTTTTTCGCCACTGTAGAGAGACTGTGCCGGTGTGGTTGACgacgcaccagcggcagagaTGAGAGCTCAAGAGCGAAAGCAAGGCTGAGAAGGAGTGCAGTGGGCGTCCAAAACAGTCTGCGGGGCACATAGACGGAGAACGTGTGAGGTGAATGGGCGAGGTGAGGCGGCAGAGAGCTCGGGAGACAGCCCTGTGTGAAGGAATAGTGTGAAGATCGAGAGAATGACGCCTGTTTGTTTTGGCAgagacgtgtgtgcgtgtgtgtgtgtgtgtgtttgtgtgttgcCGTTGTCGTTTGACGGGTAGCAATAGTGGGTGATACGTAGCAacgaaaagggaggagggacaGAGGCGCCACGAGTGGGCGCTAGTGAGAGAAATggaagagcagcagaagccgttccagccagcggcagcggaacCCCTCCTCTTGCAGTGAAATAGAAGGACAGGGACATGGCGGAGATACGCGAGCGATAGATAGAGAGCAAATGCAGCGCTCCTGTCTGGCAGACAAGCGGCGCCATCTCGACATCACGTCTGTGTGGGCATTCCCTGCGCTCATCTAggtctttttgttttttttttctgttgaTAGCACTTTGCCTTTCTTCTCGCTTCAGTTGCATTGTGTTCATCGCGTTAAGGTCGGTGGCGCATGAGGCGTAGGACCAACAGTCactgagagagagacagaggcagaggcatcgaaaggaagggggagggggcggagtGCAGAGAAGAGAATCAAGGAAACCGGAAAGAGACCACAGTGAAAAGCAAGGAATGCAGGGAAGATACACGGAATATAcgcatatacatatatatatagacgGGTGCACACgtcaacacacacacacatacatacacgcatgAACGCGTCCACCACACGTAGACAGTTCCGTCCTATTGTGAACTGTCCTGGGAGGtgaagaaagagaaaagaggaaaggaagggggaagaggccaatggtgggtggtggcggtgggggagggagggggagggggaagtgCCAGcagaaaacaagaaaaacgcaaacgcacacacgcacacacacagtacAAGGAGACGAGAGAAAGGAATAAgaacagcaacggcggtAAAAGCAAACGAGAGGGGGTTCATGAGGAAAAGATATGTGCacagacatgcacacagacCCAAAGCGTCATACGCTCACACGTCGACGACAACCGagcgccctcctcctcttccccccccctgcccaCCCAACCCACCCGAAAAGACAACAAGCATCACGTACATGGGAGAGATGGACAGGAAAAACGAAGGCGAGAAGGGAGGAGCAGTCGTCCAGAAAGCCAAGCTCGAAAGCGCAGCACAGgacgggagggaggaggcaaCTCGCAGAGAGCTCATGCCGTTGGCAAACAGAGACAATcagacagacacgcagagagagggaagtgGGGCGGAATAGAAAGCAGTGCGCCCAGAAGCAATGTTCCTAGTTGGCATGAAGCTGCACGCGGCAGATTAGTGCGCAACAGGGCCGgggaaaaaaagagggagacagaCGGGTGGGTGCATCGGAAGGGGAGCTCATTGCAGTGGTTGCCGAGAAGAAAACCCGAAGccaagaagaaaaaaaaggagacgAGGCGCTGGAAAAAgatcacacacacgccctcgCAAGCCACTCAGCGTTCTACAAAGCCGTGTTTCAGAAGCGCTGAGGCAGAGGGACGTTCGGTGTGGCTCAGGGTCAAGCACTGTTCGATAAAGCTGCGTGCCTCGCCAGTCATCTCGCAAGTGTCCGCGATCACCGGAGTCAACCGGCCGCTCCCGATATTTGCAACAAACGTCTCGGGATCGGTAAAGGTCTCTGGTGGGTACGGGTAGGTTCCTGCGAGACACAGGTGCACAATGATGCCCAAGCTCCAGATGTCACTCGTCGGGTGCGCAAGGCCTCTGCAAGCCTGCGGAGACATGAAGAGGGGCGTCCCGACGACCGACGTGGGCATGTCCGTGGCACTTACCTTGTTGCGGCTCGAGCGGCGCTCCGTGAACTCGAGGCTGGCGTTGCCTGGCACTGTCGTCGACATGCTAATGCTACCACTGCAGAAGCGCGGTGCCATGATGGAGCGGCCAAAGTCAATTAGCTTCACGCGACTTCGATCCGTTGTGTTGGTGATGATGATGTTGTTGGGCGACAGATCGCGGTGGATGATGCCGCAGTCCCGGTGCAGATAGACCAGGGCGTTCAGCAGCTCACGCGCGTAGAAGCGTACAACcccgggcagcagcaccttgAACTTCTGCAGCACGGTGGCGAGCGTCTCGCAAGCGTACTCCATCGCGAAATACaccgcctcgtcgtccttCCAGGCACTGACAATGTTGACAATGTTGCGGTGATGCAGCTCCCGCAACAGATCCACTTCGttccgcagctgcgccacctgctTCGCAGCACGACGGTCCGCACGCTTCACCACAACCAGATAACCGTCTGGGTGGAAGCCTTGGAAGACCATTACCGTGTTGCTCAAGCTGTTGTCGATGCGCCTCGTACAGGAGCAGACCACAGACGATggctgcgccgtcgcacgGTGGCTGCGCCGGGAACGGGAGCGCTGCGCAACAGACATCATCGACAGCTCTTGATTAAGATCTGCCTCGCAGGCAGTCTCCTCCTCACTGCGCGCCTCTGCCCTGTCCTGCAGAGTGAAGGGGACCGTGCTGTCcgcaaagagagggagaaccgaggaggcggctgcggtgctcgCAGAGGCGCGCGGACGCACTGAACCAGAGCGCGCCGACAGAGATTCGTGGCTCACCTCGGACGGGAAGTGAGCGATCGTGGTGTCGGTCAGCTGGGAGACGCATGGATGCCCCAACAGCCGTGACGACAACTCATCGCTAGTCGGGACCTCCGTCGTAAACTGGGAGCCACTACGACCGCGTGGCCGCTCACTCCTGCAaccgccgctgtcgcgccgccctcgcgaAGAGCGCAGAGTCGCGTTCTCCTTAGCGGATGCACAGGCGGTGACAGGACCCGCCGCATCGTCTTCCTTTTTCGCTGCCGGGATTAGAATAGAGGTGCGACGTTGCCGCCGGACATCCAACTGCGACGACCGCAAAACCCCAGAGGTCAGCGGCGTCAGAGTCGGCATCTCCGGCACACCAGATTCTGCAAGACTCCAACTGTTCGAGAAGAGGTGCGGTCTCGACGCGGTCACGGTGATGGTGCTTTGGTCCGGCTCTGTCAGAAGTGCGAGCGCAGCCCACTTCCGATCTCCACTCACCACGTCCGGAAACGTGGTGATCGGGGTCGACGCCTCGAAAACAGAGCGCGTCGCATggaacgaggaggagcagccgGTGACGTTGTCGCGCGGCGAAAGAGGCGCAGAGCCGGCCTCGAGCACGTTACCTTCTCCTGAGACGGACTCGGTCCCAGGAGAGGGTGGCCCATAACACCTCTGCAAAGAGCTAGGTGGACTTGCGTCGCCCTCTATCGCTGCCAAGACCTCGCGCGGCTGATGCGGAGCTTCCCCCATGGCCCTGGATCCTACTTGGCCCTCCTGTTGCTCAGTCGACAGTACGTAGCGGGTGCGAGCCCGGTATGAGCGGCGCATCAGTGATCGAAAGAACGTCGTCAACTCGCCCGCGGCGCCACGCGATGGTTGCGCGGAAGACGGCACAAGGACGTTGCTGCTACCGCACTCCCGTCTTTGCAAACCGCAACTACCGCCCCCGCTCGTCGCCTGAATAGCTGGCGCGCAGAGCAGGTCAGGGCTCGGCGCTtgcggcgcctcctcctcctcccacacaGGCGGTGGGCGGAAATACGACGTCAGAAGACTTTCTCCAGCCCACTCGGCAACACCCTCGACCGCACAAGTGAAAGACGGTGCGGTCTCTGCCGCTACTTTGGCCTCCGAAACGCGCGGCCGACGCCTACGCGCGGCGCACTCCAGAAACCCCGCAACATATCGCAGGTGTGCAGCGGTCCTCGGCAgcccgctgcagccgccgttcttcctcctccacacTCTCAGTGCATCCGCAGCTGCCTTGTACTCGCCGTTGCGCATGGACGCTATCGCACTATGCatctgcagccgctgctccctgtcgacgtcgccgtcgtgtAGCTGGTACACCACAAAGGCCTGCTGACGCAAATCCATCACGTAGTCTACGGGGAGACATTGCGACTCACACGAGGCGTCCGCAAGAAACCCGGCGTGACACAACGCACCGTAGTTGAACAgtgccgccagctccgccagtAAACGGGCAAAGTCGTACTCGACCGTCCCAAAACTGACGTAGAGCCGCCCTTGCATACCGCGTGTGGGGGACATGTAAGCATCGAAACGGTGCACGGCGATGCCCCACTGCACCGGGGTGCCAAGATACGTCGGCGACCACTCCACAAGCGCCTTGTGCGCTAACACAgccagcgccacggccgcggGGCTTGCAACCAGAGAAGGTAGCGGAGAGAAGGTATTAAAGGAGAAGACCACTTCATGCACGCCCACCTCCGTAATGGCAGCATACGACGTCCGCGGCACGGTgcggaggcgctggtgaAACTCGTTCGAGagtcgctgcagctcttTCAGCTGCACCTGCGTCAGGGGCCTCTGCTCCACAAGCAGCTCGGCCGGGGCCATGAGgcggcacaccaccaccgtgaCCGCCTCTTGCCGCTTGCTCACGTCCACTGGGTGCTGCGGTCGCCGGGAGAAGACGGCTTCGCTCATTCGATACCGCGATCCGGGTTGCGCGTCATGCGGTGGCCACGGCTCGTTCTCAGTCATGGGCACCGACGCTTGCACGCCAAAAGGGAGCGAGcggctgttgttgctgttgcgaAAGGGGCCATCAGCCAGCGTCGTCTCTGCCACGGGGCGATCACCGCTCCCATTCGCGCCCTCGTTCGGCAAGGCgaggctgcgccgctccgagaagagaaaggagcGCCACTCCGCCTGGCTCACCTCTATCGGGCACGTGACAAGCTTGACAAGTCGACTCACCTCCTCATGCCATCGGGCGACAAACGGAGAGAACCACTGCGTACGAGTatcgccgctggcggcgtgcTGTCCCACCGCAGTAGCTGCGTCGATAGGCGTCGCGCTGTCGTGCCGACCCTCCGAGTCCTCCGCTGCGAGGCGGTGCACATCCAACGGTGGCAGCGCATCTGCAAGtcgcacgcagagagcaaAGGCACGCACCTGATGGCGGATGGCGAGGCGGTAAAGCAGGACGTAGATGGCTGCGCCACTTCCACCACCGACCACCGCAATCGAAACCAAAATgctgagcagcagtgccacgTCGACTTTCAGCATCGTCCCCATGcgagggcgcagcagcgcctccgcatAGCTCTTCTCTTGCAACGTAACAGCCCAGTAATGTAAACCAAACAGCAGAATGGCCGCGCACAACGGCACAGCGCAGAGAGCTACGCCGACAGACAGAAGACCTCCACGGACGCTGCAAGAGCCGCGTGGTGGCTTTAAGTTAGCAACATACTCGAGCAGTGTAGGATCGCCGTtgcgagggggagaagagcgcgccggcgtcgaccgcggctgctgcggcctcgGAGTGAGCGCATAAACTTGAGACAGCGAAGGGTGAAGCGGTGACACACATACGGAAGCGCGCGgctccagcaccgacgcCTGATCTAGTTGCTGTGCCCTAGGAGAAGGCCGCTCTCGGTAGCGGAAACTCATCTCCGAGGCCATGCTGTCTGCGTTCACCTCATAAGTGTCGCTATCCAGTGGTTGCGtaggcggcggtgaggctATTGCTGGTGTTGACgctggtgccggtgccgaTTCCTCCGACTCCGGCGGAAGCGGGACGAGCACCGCGATGGGTGGGGTGCGCGAAGCGCTTTGCCCTCTGTCTGTGCAGCCTCGAAGTAAGGCAGAGCGTGGGCCTCGATAACAGGGGCAAGGGGGGCCGGCTGCCGCGGGTGCGGCGTCGTCATGGAACTGAGATGGTGCCACTGCATGTTCACCGAGGTGCCCGTGCGAGagttgtcgctgctgcatgAGGGGGTTGCGCGTACGAAAAGAAGGTGCCAGAGAGCGCGATTCTACCACCATCAACGGCGGCGTCATCAGCGCAGACGGCGTCCACCGAGTCGAAGAATGCGCggcaggcgcatgcgccgcgtgcTCCGTGGCCTCGGCAAGGGTGAAGGTCCTcgtgcgcaccggcggcggcggcggcggcggaagcgaCGAGAGATATGTGATGGACGCATCACGTTGATGCACTGGCGTCAGAGATGTGCCCTCTGAAGTGGAGTCCGTCTCACTGGTGAGGGGCAGCAATGATGCCCGCATGTAGCTTGTATCAAGGCCGTGGAGGGACTCGTTcggcgcgcgtgtggtgACTTGACTCGCTTGTGTTGTAACCCGCGAAGTGGTGCTCAAGAGAGCGCTCAGCatcccgccaccgccgtcggaAAGGAGGGTGTTTGCGTGGAGCCGAGAGGCACGCCCTGGCAcgtagcagcggcggcttGCCGTGCTCCGCTTCGACGACAGCCGAGTGTCCTGCGAGCCGGCAGACGTGTCCACGCCATCGGCCGAGGTAGACTGGGCAGACTGCAAAGGGCTACTGAGCGTCGCCTGCGGGAAAGGTAGCTCCAGCTGAGTGAGTCGCCTCCCCGACGGCGCGTGGCACGGGGCGTTGCTGAGCTGCGCGTCGTTGTCTGTCTCCAGTGAAAagtcaccaccgccgttgcTGGAAGGGGCAATTATAGAGCACGACGGACTACTATGCCCTTGTGAGTCGGCCTGCTCGTCATTATCCGTTGACGCCTTGTCGACAGACCGCACGTTACCACGGACACCGTGTTGCCTGGCGAGTGACGTGGAGGCAGCCACGGACGCAGGCAGAATCGGCTTGGGGTGCACTTGCAGCGGGGATGGTGGGATAGTGGCGCTGTCAAGCGGGCTGCGGCTTTcgcgcggcgtggcggcaaTCACGTTAGGGCTCACGACCACAGTGGAAGAGTCCCCACCAATCGCGACTTTTTCCTTGCTctgctggtgcgtgtgtcgctcCGAGAGGAAGGGAGCAATTTTGCTCCCTCCGTCATACATCCCACGCCAGCGCTGTAAGCTCGCCGCCCCAATCCCCACGTCTCCCCCTGGCTGCACCCCATCCCGGTCAATCGCATCCTTCTGTTTTCCAATGTGCCCCGTCGGGGTCCTCGGTTGGCTGCGCGGAGAGTGAGGAGTTATCGCATCAGAGTCGCGATGCGCCATCACGCCTCGGGAAACGGAgagctgcgcgcacgctgcgtTCGCCTGTCCACAGGTGAGCGGTGTGACACGTTTATGTACTTTCTACAGGTGCTCCGTGCCACTCGTGCACCATATACCGAACAAaccttctccttcgcctACTGTCGTCTTTCCCTGGACCAGTGCGAAAACAGGGCTCTATGATGTCGCGGATGGCACTTTCCGCCCCCTATCACACGCCGGGACGGTACCGCaggaggcgtgtgcgcctaCCCAACACGCACGGGCAAAAAAAAGTAAAGGCAACTCGGTGGTGGCTGCCGTGTGTGAGCTTGCGGAACGTGTCCAatggagaaggaagaagagagcacACACGACACGACACAGCTAGAAAAACAATATGCAGGCCCGAGCAAGAcccaacacacacagtcACGATTGCTTGCAGACACACAAGACGACAGCAGCAAAAGAGATCAATATACAGCAACTagaaaggaaaacaaacaagAGGAAAGGTGAAGGTGGGAAGGGGAatggtgggggaggggaggtcggaggaagagggatAGAACAAGCAAGCGATTCGATATCGCATTTGATGGggtgggaagagggggggggcttggcgggagagagacaaTAGCATCAACCAGCGACAACTACACGAAGACGCTCACATCAGAGAGACAAAGAAACCTGAAAAAGGCGAGGCTGTAAAGGGGGGCGAAAACGACCTGgaacagacagagacagcGAGAGCAGAGCAGCGTTGGTAAGAGGGAGTGAGGAGACAGATGCCTGAACGGAGAGGAGAAAAGAAGCACTATGTTTTGCCATCTATGAacacacgtatatatatatatatatgacGAGCAGAAAGCGGGGGGAGGATGAgccgaagaagaagagcacagCGAAACAAGCAGAAAAAAGAGGCGCTTATGattacgtgtgtgtgtgtgtgtgtgtgcgcgctgttTCAAacaaggggaggggtgtgtgGCTGTGTACATACACCACGTGCAGTGAAAACAATCCGAAGTAAAAAGTGGAGAAAACAAACGAGCAAGAAGACAGACGCACGTGAGAGTCCCCCAAAGCGAATAAAAAAAGGGAAGCGACACGTGagcagaaacacacacaaaaaaaaaacggagacagaatcagagagagagagagagagaggtggttgtgggggaaaagagagggaggaatAGGGTAGAGGGATGGAGAAGGATGATAAAGAGGAGGCTGGACGgtgagaaggagaaggacgCGAGATGGAGGTGACAAGACAAGGCAGCAAAAAGAGGGGGTCGAAAAAAGCGATATAGCAAACAAAgtgtgtgggggtgtgtggggggggggagaggggagggcaaCAGAAATCGGCGCCACAGCGGGGTGGGCAAACAGACTAGAATGCGCAAACAAAGAGcccaaaacaaaaaaaaaagacagcGAAGGCAACAAAAGAAGCCAACCGAACAGCGTTTACGCCCGCGACTGAATATCATGTACGTACAGCACTCACAAACGTTTCGGTGAGTCGttacgggggaggggagagaatGGGTAGGGTGGGCTGAAATGCTGTACTCGCTTGCCGTCTCTTTGGCTGTTCAAAGGTGTTTACCTTGATGTGTAAcgaggggggaaggggtaaGTCTGAGgggtgtacgtgcgtgtTAGCGCGTGCGgaagcaacgaaaaaaaggagagtATAGCTCTGTTGGTGACACACGTGATATCGAAAGTTACTCAGTCGCTCTCATTCCTTTCTCTTTGCctcaacacgcacacacacgcacacattcAGCAATGAAGGCGTTGACGACAACAATAGCCGAAGCGTGCTGGTCCAAGATATTCCGTCAGCTGCTCTTTCGAAAGGCAGAAAAACGGGGGAACAGAGCCCCCGACTACAGCGCTATGTGAtagcaggagagagaaaggcgtgagaaaagaaaaaaggcgAAACTGGCAACCCGATATCAACGCTACaagcgcaggcacacacacacacacacaaacacacacacacacacagagagagagagagaaagacaagctcgcgcaccgccgcgaagAAAGAAAGAGTAGCAGAAACTTCCCCCTCCGAAACAGGGACGACTATGCGCTGACGATAACAAGAATAAAGATTGCAGACGAAGATGATCTGCAAAACGGAGGAAGAAGGGACACGATCAGGGGAGCAGCAATGCGAATCCACGCAGTCGAAAAGCGTTACTTGCCACTATGTGCAccgggagggagagagggaggggacaAGCAAACGGACACGCCAATGTGGAGAGAgtcagacacacacacacacagagagagagagagagaaacacagCGAAAGTAGGGACGCCCGCAGACACACGAGGGGAGATCCATCAAAATAAaatcaaaaaaaaacgaaagacaAGGCGTGAAGAAGAGAGGTGCTGGaaagggaaaggagagggggagcgaAATAACAGAGCAACACTACTCGCGTGTACAGCGATACGCATAACAGAtcaaacagaaaaaaaaacacgacGACTATACACTTGTGATGAAGCACAAGCTACACCCGCAAAAGGaaacagaggaggaggagagaagagggagggacgTGTACTGAGAACAAGTGAGAGAGCTtgacgagaaaaaaaaacacaaaatCACGGTGTGTAAAGCCAACAGACGACGTGAACACGCGTTCCAGGATGAGTGAAAAAAATGGGCAGAAACAGCAAACGAcgggaagaagagagaggccgTGGAAGAGAGATGTGCTTCGTTCCTTGTTCGTTAGTGTTGTTGCCGCtagtttgtgtgtgtgtatgtgtgtgtgtgtgtgtcggcctTGAAAATTTAAAAAGAATAATATAAAAGAGCACGACAAAGGCGCTTTTACAAAGAGCACCGACGCATG
Proteins encoded in this window:
- a CDS encoding putative protein kinase (previous protein_id=AAZ14540.1); this translates as MAHRDSDAITPHSPRSQPRTPTGHIGKQKDAIDRDGVQPGGDVGIGAASLQRWRGMYDGGSKIAPFLSERHTHQQSKEKVAIGGDSSTVVVSPNVIAATPRESRSPLDSATIPPSPLQVHPKPILPASVAASTSLARQHGVRGNVRSVDKASTDNDEQADSQGHSSPSCSIIAPSSNGGGDFSLETDNDAQLSNAPCHAPSGRRLTQLELPFPQATLSSPLQSAQSTSADGVDTSAGSQDTRLSSKRSTASRRCYVPGRASRLHANTLLSDGGGGMLSALLSTTSRVTTQASQVTTRAPNESLHGLDTSYMRASLLPLTSETDSTSEGTSLTPVHQRDASITYLSSLPPPPPPPVRTRTFTLAEATEHAAHAPAAHSSTRWTPSALMTPPLMVVESRSLAPSFRTRNPLMQQRQLSHGHLGEHAVAPSQFHDDAAPAAAGPPCPCYRGPRSALLRGCTDRGQSASRTPPIAVLVPLPPESEESAPAPASTPAIASPPPTQPLDSDTYEVNADSMASEMSFRYRERPSPRAQQLDQASVLEPRASVCVSPLHPSLSQVYALTPRPQQPRSTPARSSPPRNGDPTLLEYVANLKPPRGSCSVRGGLLSVGVALCAVPLCAAILLFGLHYWAVTLQEKSYAEALLRPRMGTMLKVDVALLLSILVSIAVVGGGSGAAIYVLLYRLAIRHQVRAFALCVRLADALPPLDVHRLAAEDSEGRHDSATPIDAATAVGQHAASGDTRTQWFSPFVARWHEEVSRLVKLVTCPIEVSQAEWRSFLFSERRSLALPNEGANGSGDRPVAETTLADGPFRNSNNSRSLPFGVQASVPMTENEPWPPHDAQPGSRYRMSEAVFSRRPQHPVDVSKRQEAVTVVVCRLMAPAELLVEQRPLTQVQLKELQRLSNEFHQRLRTVPRTSYAAITEVGVHEVVFSFNTFSPLPSLVASPAAVALAVLAHKALVEWSPTYLGTPVQWGIAVHRFDAYMSPTRGMQGRLYVSFGTVEYDFARLLAELAALFNYGALCHAGFLADASCESQCLPVDYVMDLRQQAFVVYQLHDGDVDREQRLQMHSAIASMRNGEYKAAADALRVWRRKNGGCSGLPRTAAHLRYVAGFLECAARRRRPRVSEAKVAAETAPSFTCAVEGVAEWAGESLLTSYFRPPPVWEEEEAPQAPSPDLLCAPAIQATSGGGSCGLQRRECGSSNVLVPSSAQPSRGAAGELTTFFRSLMRRSYRARTRYVLSTEQQEGQVGSRAMGEAPHQPREVLAAIEGDASPPSSLQRCYGPPSPGTESVSGEGNVLEAGSAPLSPRDNVTGCSSSFHATRSVFEASTPITTFPDVVSGDRKWAALALLTEPDQSTITVTASRPHLFSNSWSLAESGVPEMPTLTPLTSGVLRSSQLDVRRQRRTSILIPAAKKEDDAAGPVTACASAKENATLRSSRGRRDSGGCRSERPRGRSGSQFTTEVPTSDELSSRLLGHPCVSQLTDTTIAHFPSEVSHESLSARSGSVRPRASASTAAASSVLPLFADSTVPFTLQDRAEARSEEETACEADLNQELSMMSVAQRSRSRRSHRATAQPSSVVCSCTRRIDNSLSNTVMVFQGFHPDGYLVVVKRADRRAAKQVAQLRNEVDLLRELHHRNIVNIVSAWKDDEAVYFAMEYACETLATVLQKFKVLLPGVVRFYARELLNALVYLHRDCGIIHRDLSPNNIIITNTTDRSRVKLIDFGRSIMAPRFCSGSISMSTTVPGNASLEFTERRSSRNKVSATDMPTSVVGTPLFMSPQACRGLAHPTSDIWSLGIIVHLCLAGTYPYPPETFTDPETFVANIGSGRLTPVIADTCEMTGEARSFIEQCLTLSHTERPSASALLKHGFVER
- a CDS encoding riboflavin kinase/fmn adenylyltransferase-like protein (previous protein_id=AAZ14539.1) yields the protein MRPWFLRGRVIHGFGRGGTQLGYPTANLELSEAAIDFLKPYDNFVLWGWGCVEAAEPNTWEAHAEDASHAPLGPFPFVMSIGNNPQFKNVDVSAEVHFLHKFDGDFYGRVVRIITLERIRSQSAFTTLEELIRTIDCDVVFAEEHLKMPEWAPYGQHEMVNPCCVPAQLRGAAEAPSFGFLEL